A genomic segment from Pseudalkalibacillus hwajinpoensis encodes:
- a CDS encoding phytoene desaturase family protein, translating into MARRPKKSEYDVIVIGAGMGGLSAATFLAQEGYSVLVLERHYRAGGYAHSFRRKKYTFDSAVRIAAGAKDGGLLDELLEKAGVADEMDFIKLDDIYTAYYPDRKIEVSSTIDGLIQAYCEQFPHESENIKALVREMEQLYEVTLMLLHSGDPMKVLSNPFMLKYRNKTFHELTSSFLQDPKAIYSFSALWAYYGTPPTQGGAMFFAYAIMSYFKEDIYYSKGSFQKLADVFVKRIESLDGEVCLRNEVLKIEVEEKRVKGVHLQTGEYVEAPIVVCNGDFLKMVNNLVGEEHFPVRYNKRIAKLKPSISAFEVFLGVDLPLEQYNLSHETFIYNDYNYDDFMDKHNRLNELGTEGLSGLAISTPTLADPSLAPEGKHTAVLTTLVPYNIEGGWKEQKEAYQDRLIEMAEQAIPNLRDHIEHVESGTPLTMEHYTNNSYGSIYGWEQNNNQMTGKPQHETPIKGLYISGQWTDPGGGVVSVILSGYKLWKKLAKTANQKVSV; encoded by the coding sequence ATGGCAAGACGACCAAAAAAATCTGAGTATGATGTCATCGTAATTGGCGCAGGTATGGGAGGATTGAGTGCAGCGACCTTTCTGGCACAAGAAGGGTATTCTGTTTTAGTTTTGGAACGCCATTATCGAGCAGGAGGGTATGCCCATTCATTTCGACGAAAGAAATACACCTTTGATTCTGCAGTCCGAATTGCAGCAGGAGCAAAGGATGGAGGCTTATTGGATGAGTTACTTGAAAAAGCTGGCGTAGCCGACGAAATGGATTTTATCAAACTTGATGACATTTATACCGCATATTATCCAGACCGCAAAATTGAGGTCTCAAGTACAATTGATGGATTAATCCAAGCTTATTGCGAACAATTTCCTCATGAAAGTGAAAATATAAAAGCCTTGGTTCGAGAAATGGAGCAGCTATATGAAGTAACTCTCATGCTCTTACATTCAGGAGATCCTATGAAGGTTCTGTCAAACCCTTTCATGCTTAAATATAGAAATAAGACCTTTCATGAGCTCACTTCGTCCTTTTTACAAGATCCAAAAGCCATTTACTCTTTTTCGGCTTTATGGGCATATTACGGTACCCCACCTACTCAAGGGGGGGCGATGTTTTTCGCCTATGCTATTATGAGTTATTTCAAAGAAGACATCTATTACTCAAAAGGAAGTTTTCAAAAGCTTGCAGATGTATTTGTTAAGCGCATTGAATCTCTAGACGGAGAAGTGTGCTTACGAAATGAAGTATTAAAAATCGAGGTCGAAGAGAAGCGAGTAAAAGGGGTTCATTTACAAACTGGAGAGTATGTAGAAGCTCCTATAGTCGTGTGCAATGGTGACTTTTTAAAAATGGTAAACAACCTCGTTGGAGAAGAGCATTTCCCAGTACGATACAACAAACGAATTGCGAAACTTAAGCCATCTATATCGGCATTTGAGGTGTTTCTCGGAGTTGACCTACCGTTGGAGCAATATAACTTATCTCATGAAACATTCATTTATAATGACTATAATTATGACGACTTCATGGACAAACATAATCGTTTAAATGAACTAGGTACAGAAGGTTTGAGTGGTTTAGCGATTTCAACACCGACACTGGCCGATCCGTCTCTGGCTCCAGAAGGAAAGCATACAGCTGTATTGACTACACTAGTTCCCTACAATATTGAGGGCGGTTGGAAGGAGCAAAAAGAGGCATACCAGGATCGTTTGATTGAAATGGCCGAACAAGCGATTCCAAACCTTCGTGATCATATCGAACATGTGGAATCAGGTACTCCCCTTACTATGGAGCATTATACGAATAACAGCTATGGTTCCATTTACGGCTGGGAACAAAACAACAATCAAATGACAGGGAAGCCACAGCATGAAACGCCGATTAAAGGGCTGTACATTTCTGGACAATGGACGGATCCAGGTGGTGGCGTGGTATCTGTCATTCTATCAGGCTATAAGCTTTGGAAAAAACTCGCAAAAACAGCAAATCAAAAAGTCTCAGTGTAG